The genomic interval TTGCCGATTGCAAAAATGAAATACaattgtacatacagtacatacatggTTGTAGCAggaataaaaaaaagaaatcaaTAGCAAAAATCAGGAAACTAGCAAGAATTAGGAATCCAGAAAAATCAGAAAAAATCAGAAACAAGGCGATCCGAGCAGCTATATTCAGAAGCGCCGGTTTTCATGTAGTTTCGAGTGTTTTGGCGGTCTCTCTCATCATATCCACCTCCTCATACACCCCACCATCCCACCTTCAAGGCTACATTCCTGTGACAGCAGCCGACCGCGAACAAAGAACGTTTCACATGTCATGCATCACTGTCACGGGACATCCTGAGAAGATGACAGGCGACCGCAGGACCAAGATTGCTGCAATAGATGGAAACGAGCAGAGACAGGCGCAGCGCGACAACGCCTTTGTCTAGCAACAAACCTGTGTCTCTTTGCTGTATGTAATGGGTGGTCTGTGTGCTATGTTTGAACGTGTTTGTCGACAAGGTTTTTTGCACTCTTTTTTTAAAAatcctttttttttatgcACAATGACGGTTCCTGAGACTGGAACCTCAACGTTAGTAACGAGAGACGAGGCTGTGTCTGTAGGGAAggaggctgtggctgtggagaagattcGACATTGCTGTTGCACGTGACGTGCAAGTATGAGTGACTATGATGTCATGAAGTTGGACTAAGGAATTGATTACGTACGTAGACGGGACCAGCTTTTGGGTCTCGGTAAGAACCCATTGCTGAGGAGCGGTCTCaagctacttgtagtgggagaAAACCGACCATCGCACCGCGGTCGCTCGTTCTTGTACCCTTCTTTGACCGCTCACTTTGTCGCAGCATCGCACTAATGACATGTGCAGGCATGGAAGTCTGCGCAGAAGCAGCATGAGACAGTCCCACAGAGACAGCATTGTGTGGGTGAATACGGTTGGTTGAATGGCAGCAACTGGTGGAAAGAGTCCAAGTCCTGGCACTGGTCCATCATCCAATCTGCTCTGGTCTGATATCACGCTAGTAGAGCCCTGTGGTGGACCATGATAGCCTGAAAGGTCAACCGGGGTCTACAAGCCCAAACAGCTAACTTGGCGGTCATGATAAACAGACTGACCGTCCCAGACACACATGTAACCTCCACGATTCCACAACGCATCCCGTACCACCCATTACATCCCCATAGCTCCGTCCCCATAGCCCCGTCCCCATAGCTCCATCCCCATAGCATCCGTAGCCCCCGACGTAGCATTCCACATTCCCACCCCACCGCTCCCCCCGCCCGCTCGTCACGCGACTGCACAAAATCACGCTGCACACAATCACGCCGTCTCCTTATCGACCCCATCGGAAGTATCTTCAATCTTGtcaagcagctcgtcgGCAAGTTGACCCTCGCCGCCGTCCTCGGGCTTGTTCACAACCGGCCGAATCTGTCCCAAGATCCACGCCTCCTTAAGCGAGCGGGTCACAAACAAAAGGTCTTCCAGAGACCGCACCATGGCCGAAGTCGACTCTTCTACCAGGTACGTTTCCATCGCCAGCGCGGATTTGTCCTTGGATGACACCTTGGCCGAGTTGACAATGTCCGTGAACTTGGAGTTCAGCTGCTCCGTGGCATTGTCCACCCGCTGAAGAAGAGTAATTGATCTGTTGCTCATGTTCGTGTCGACTGTGGTGGTGTGAAAAACATAGGGTGAAGTTATACTATTTTATGTAATCGTATGCATGAAACTTGGGGGGGGACGT from Yarrowia lipolytica chromosome 1F, complete sequence carries:
- a CDS encoding uncharacterized protein (Compare to YALI0F10483g, similar to Saccharomyces cerevisiae SRB6 (YBR253W); ancestral locus Anc_7.174, similar to uniprot|P32570 Saccharomyces cerevisiae YBR253w SRB6 DNA-directed RNA polymerase II suppressor protein), coding for MSNRSITLLQRVDNATEQLNSKFTDIVNSAKVSSKDKSALAMETYLVEESTSAMVRSLEDLLFVTRSLKEAWILGQIRPVVNKPEDGGEGQLADELLDKIEDTSDGVDKETA